One part of the Anaeromyxobacter sp. Fw109-5 genome encodes these proteins:
- a CDS encoding glycosyltransferase: MPLDVAYISDQRFSCIDGRWYASASFRLEYICRELDVGTWTFWGRLDDTGDPSRLFPMDAPPGWAGRLFFEGPRGQRGGPLGYAGSLLKSAAGLKRLVRRSDVVWLKQPMVYALIAHRYCRPAQVVVSQQMGDAELGLVLNYPRYALLRHAVARGCRRINARADVAAFVSRDLAVRYGAGRMDLLVANESQVGEDMILPSLPEEPEGPLKIVFVGRLAPEKCVDDVLRAVALVPETSLTIVGDGARRAELEAMSRKLGLERRVTWCGYVPWGPSLFAILRKSSVLTLPSATEGLGLVIVEAMSQGLPVVGTRVGGIPELVQDGISGVLVDVHRPDQLAEAFRTLRERPALRRRMAAAALEVARRNTWERQTKPLLQRIEHVWQEKAAAGRSRSLPRGGATNDPSSIGRATASGPGSMILHGARRGEPVEARGEATRVT, translated from the coding sequence ATGCCGTTGGATGTCGCCTACATCTCGGACCAGCGGTTCTCGTGCATCGACGGCAGGTGGTACGCGAGCGCGAGCTTCAGGCTCGAGTACATCTGCCGGGAGCTCGACGTCGGCACCTGGACGTTCTGGGGCCGCCTCGACGACACGGGCGATCCGAGCCGCCTCTTCCCCATGGACGCGCCTCCCGGCTGGGCGGGTCGGCTCTTCTTCGAGGGCCCGCGCGGCCAGCGCGGTGGACCGCTCGGCTACGCGGGGTCGCTGCTGAAGTCCGCCGCCGGGCTGAAGCGGCTCGTCCGCAGATCGGATGTCGTGTGGCTGAAGCAACCCATGGTCTACGCGCTGATCGCGCACCGCTACTGCCGCCCGGCGCAGGTCGTCGTGAGTCAGCAGATGGGAGACGCGGAGCTGGGCCTCGTCCTGAACTATCCGCGTTACGCGCTCCTGCGGCACGCCGTCGCCCGCGGCTGCAGGAGGATCAACGCGCGGGCGGACGTGGCCGCGTTCGTCAGCCGGGACCTCGCGGTACGGTACGGCGCCGGCCGCATGGACCTCCTCGTTGCCAACGAGAGCCAGGTCGGCGAAGACATGATTCTGCCCTCCCTTCCCGAGGAGCCGGAGGGCCCGCTGAAGATCGTCTTCGTCGGGCGGCTCGCACCCGAGAAGTGCGTGGACGATGTGCTCCGCGCGGTGGCCCTCGTCCCGGAGACCTCGCTCACCATCGTCGGCGACGGCGCGAGACGAGCCGAGCTCGAGGCGATGAGCCGCAAGCTCGGGCTGGAGCGCCGCGTGACGTGGTGCGGCTACGTCCCCTGGGGGCCGAGCCTGTTCGCGATCCTGCGGAAGTCGTCGGTCCTGACGCTGCCGAGCGCCACGGAGGGGCTCGGGCTGGTCATCGTCGAGGCGATGTCCCAGGGGCTCCCGGTGGTCGGAACCCGCGTCGGCGGGATCCCCGAGCTGGTCCAGGACGGCATTTCCGGGGTGCTCGTCGACGTCCATCGACCGGATCAGCTCGCGGAGGCCTTCCGGACGCTGAGGGAGCGGCCCGCGCTCCGGCGGCGCATGGCGGCGGCGGCGCTCGAGGTGGCGCGGAGGAACACCTGGGAGCGCCAGACGAAGCCCCTCCTGCAGCGGATCGAGCACGTCTGGCAGGAGAAGGCCGCGGCGGGGCGCTCACGCTCCCTCCCGCGAGGCGGTGCGACGAACGACCCGAGCTCGATCGGGCGCGCCACGGCGAGCGGTCCGGGCTCGATGATCCTGCACGGCGCGCGCCGAGGTGAACCCGTCGAGGCCCGCGGCGAGGCAACACGGGTGACCTAA
- a CDS encoding glycosyltransferase family 4 protein, with protein sequence MSTPCGEYAPGTVPSRRLVHVTTVPETLSFLAGQPRFLSRRGWEVFAVSSPGEGLGRFAAAEGIASRAVAIERRIAPLRDIVSLLRLGTTLRRLRPDVVDAHTPKGGLLGILAAWMTGVPIRIYHLHGLVYVTSRGLRRRLLLSVEKLTAALSTRVLCVSRSLAEVAMRDGIAPPAKLGVVLSGSINGVDTARFAPPTQAERQAARRALGLPADARVIGFVGRVTREKGIVELEAAWRTLRRDLPDVRLVLVGPLERQDPVPPAVAASLRNDPRVLMVGFEWDTPRYFRAMDVLALPSYREGFGVVSIEAAAMGLPVVASRIPGCLDAVLDGVTGTLVRPGDDRALCSALLAYLADPELRARHGEAGRARVLREFQQERLWRALEAEYLRDASVGKRGESRGRTR encoded by the coding sequence GTGAGCACACCCTGCGGCGAGTACGCACCCGGGACGGTGCCCTCGCGCCGGCTGGTGCACGTCACGACGGTCCCCGAGACGTTGTCGTTCTTGGCGGGGCAACCTCGGTTCCTCTCGCGACGTGGCTGGGAGGTGTTCGCGGTCTCGTCGCCCGGCGAGGGCCTCGGGCGCTTCGCGGCGGCCGAAGGCATCGCCTCGCGGGCCGTGGCGATCGAGCGGCGGATCGCGCCGCTGCGCGACATCGTGTCGCTGCTGCGGCTGGGTACGACGCTGCGGCGGCTACGTCCCGACGTCGTCGACGCTCACACACCGAAGGGCGGGCTGCTCGGCATCCTCGCGGCCTGGATGACCGGCGTCCCGATCCGGATCTACCACCTGCACGGCCTCGTCTATGTCACCTCGCGTGGCCTCCGGCGGCGGCTCCTGCTGTCCGTCGAGAAGCTCACCGCCGCGCTGTCGACCCGCGTACTGTGCGTCAGCCGCTCGCTCGCCGAGGTCGCGATGCGCGACGGCATCGCGCCGCCCGCGAAGCTCGGCGTGGTCCTGTCCGGCAGCATCAACGGCGTCGACACGGCGCGTTTCGCCCCTCCGACGCAGGCGGAGCGGCAGGCTGCCCGGCGGGCGCTCGGACTCCCGGCCGACGCGCGCGTCATCGGATTCGTCGGGCGGGTCACCCGCGAGAAGGGGATCGTCGAGCTGGAGGCGGCGTGGCGAACCTTGCGGCGCGACCTGCCCGACGTGCGACTCGTGCTGGTCGGTCCACTCGAGCGACAGGATCCGGTACCGCCCGCGGTCGCGGCGTCGCTCCGGAACGATCCGCGCGTGCTCATGGTGGGCTTCGAGTGGGACACTCCCCGGTACTTCCGCGCGATGGACGTCCTCGCGCTTCCGAGCTACCGCGAGGGGTTCGGAGTGGTCTCGATCGAGGCCGCCGCCATGGGACTCCCGGTGGTGGCCTCACGCATCCCGGGGTGCCTCGACGCGGTGCTCGACGGCGTCACGGGCACCCTGGTTCGCCCCGGCGACGATCGGGCGCTCTGCTCCGCGCTGCTCGCCTATCTGGCGGACCCGGAGCTGCGCGCCCGACACGGCGAAGCCGGGCGGGCGCGGGTCCTGCGCGAGTTCCAGCAGGAGCGCCTCTGGAGGGCGCTGGAGGCCGAGTACCTGCGCGACGCCAGCGTCGGCAAACGAGGGGAGTCGCGTGGCAGAACCAGGTGA